Proteins from a single region of Ischnura elegans chromosome 2, ioIscEleg1.1, whole genome shotgun sequence:
- the LOC124174241 gene encoding protein ANTAGONIST OF LIKE HETEROCHROMATIN PROTEIN 1-like has product MEQDEFRAAMSLLLEMITDLRRRNHARGRSISRHLKRIRERREQRALETEMLLGRLQQVRLLIQRFFREGVRRRLWAQPELLRNDPFESQWELNVPHYSEERFVKKFRMSRQTFGALVDLVRPHIRKEDTKLRMSIPVEKRVAVALYALKSNCDFWTIADWFRIGKSTVPYILYEFCNVVNSVLLPMYVKFPNTPREKELLANEFYSRWQFPNCFGSLDGTHIPIIEPSLNAMVYFNYKQYHSVVVLALVDASYKFTYVNVGKPGRVNDAAIFNSSQLKTELRGAGDYLIVADGAFPLMANLMKPYLITNGMPLLHGNYNRRLSRARVVVEDAFGRLKGRWRILMKRADMDLENVKLIISTCIVLHNMCECAREPYFDSWQDIVNNFHVQ; this is encoded by the exons atggaacAAGACGAATTTAGAGCTGCCATGTCTTTGTTGCTGGAAATG ATCACCGACTTAAGGCGGAGGAATCATGCGAGGGGAAGGAGCATTTCGCGGCACCTTAAGAGAATCCGGGAACGTCGTGAACAGCGGGCCCTGGAAACAGAAATGCTTCTTGGTAGGCTACAGCAGGTACGCCTGCTCATTCAGCGGTTCTTCCGTGAAGGTGTCCGCAGAAGACTATGGGCCCAACCTGAGCTGTTACGGAATGACCCTTTCGAGTCTCAGTGGGAGTTGAATGTCCCGCATTATTCAGAGGAACGCTTCGTGAAGAAGTTTAGGATGAGCCGGCAGACATTCGGTGCTCTGGTTGATTTGGTTCGGCCTCATATAAGAAAAGAGGACACGAAGTTGCGAATGAGCATTCCTGTAGAGAAGAGAGTGGCCGTAGCCCTCTATGCTCTTAAGAGTAATTGTGATTTTTGGACTATAGCAGATTGGTTTAGAATCGGTAAAAGTACTGTGCCctacattttgtatgaattctgCAATGTGGTAAATTCTGTGCTCTTACCTATGTATGTCAAGTTCCCCAACACTCCGAGGGAGAAGGAGCTATTGGCGAACGAATTTTACAGTCGTTGGCAATTCCCCAACTGCTTCGGTTCCCTTGATGGGACTCATATCCCCATCATTGAACCGTCCTTGAACGCGATGGTCTATTTTAACTATAAACAGTATCATTCGGTCGTAGTGTTGGCGCTCGTGGATGCCTCGTACAAATTCACTTATGTTAATGTGGGGAAGCCAGGGAGAGTTAATGACGCCGCTATTTTCAATAGCTCGCAGCTGAAAACGGAGTTGCGTGGTGCGGGCGATTATTTAATCGTGGCCGATGGTGCTTTCCCTCTCATGGCAAACTTGATGAAGCCGTACCTGATTACTAACGGAATGCCCTTGCTCCATGGGAATTATAACAGAAGGCTAAGCAGAGCGAGGGTGGTTGTGGAGGATGCTTTCGGACGATTGAAAGGGAGGTGGAGGATATTAATGAAAAGAGCAGACATGGACTTGGAAAATGTTAAACTTATCATTTCAACTTGCATAGTGTTGCACAATATGTGTGAGTGTGCTCGGGAGCCATACTTTGACTCCTGGCAGGACATTGTCAATAATTTCCATgtacagtag